One window of the Thermus sp. LT1-2-5 genome contains the following:
- the purQ gene encoding phosphoribosylformylglycinamidine synthase subunit PurQ: protein MRWAIVRFPGSNCDEDARFAFTKAGIRAEFVWHTERDLKGFDGVFLPGGFSYGDYLRAGALAAKSPVMEAVRRFAREGRFVIGVCNGFQVLTEAGILPGALLANLNLHFTCKEVGVRVERTDLPFTRLYQRGQVLRLPIAHAEGRYYADPETLRRLEGEGQVVFRYAPLAGEKDFNPNGSLNDIAGIVNEKGNVLGMMPHPERAVDPVLGGEDGLPLFLGLLEVPQEVRS, encoded by the coding sequence ATGAGGTGGGCCATCGTTCGCTTCCCCGGCTCCAACTGCGATGAAGACGCCCGTTTTGCCTTCACGAAGGCGGGCATACGGGCGGAGTTCGTCTGGCACACGGAGCGGGACCTCAAAGGCTTTGACGGGGTCTTCCTCCCGGGGGGGTTCAGCTACGGGGACTACCTGAGGGCCGGGGCCCTCGCCGCCAAGAGCCCAGTGATGGAGGCGGTGCGCCGCTTCGCCCGGGAAGGGCGCTTCGTCATCGGGGTCTGCAACGGCTTCCAGGTCCTCACGGAGGCGGGGATCCTCCCCGGGGCCCTCCTCGCCAACCTCAACCTCCACTTCACCTGCAAGGAGGTGGGGGTGCGGGTGGAACGGACCGACCTCCCCTTCACCCGGCTTTACCAAAGGGGCCAGGTTCTCCGCCTGCCCATCGCCCACGCCGAGGGGCGTTACTACGCCGACCCCGAAACCCTAAGGCGGCTGGAAGGGGAAGGCCAGGTGGTCTTCCGCTACGCCCCCCTGGCGGGGGAGAAGGACTTTAACCCCAACGGGAGCCTGAACGACATCGCCGGCATCGTGAACGAGAAGGGCAACGTCCTCGGCATGATGCCCCACCCCGAGCGGGCCGTGGACCCCGTTCTGGGAGGGGAGGACGGGCTTCCCCTCTTCTTGGGGCTTTTGGAGGTTCCACAGGAGGTTAGATCATGA